AGCGGGGCACACGATCGCCACCTTCAGCGTGGAAGGAACATCCCTCTCCGTCGATACGCCAGAACAGTTAGAGGAAGCACGTCGTTTGGCAGATTCTTCCGTCTGAGATCGGCATGGCATCGACGCAACTCCGACGTCTGACCACTGTTGCAGCAGCAGCTGTTGTGTTGTTGATCCTTTGGATGTTGATCCAGGATTTTCATGCCATCAGCGCCAGTTCGTTAGGTGGTGATGCCTCTCAGAATGTTCGCTCCAGTGTCAATCTGGCGAAGTATGGGATTTACAGCAATCAGGCGATTTCGCCGGATGTCACTCCCGGTTTTCGACGCGAGCCTCTGCCCAACTTCTTGTTGGCGTTTTATCTGAGGTTGGTTGATCTTTGGTCTCCTGGTTTGCTCGATCAAACGGGACAACCTTTCACAGATGCCTTTCTGGTCTTCATTAAACAGATCAATCTTGTTTGGGCTGCCGCTCTTTTTGGGGGTCTTTGGTTGACGTCGCAACTGGTGTTTACTCCCTTGCTGGCTGCCCATGGGCTGGCTGTGATCCAGATCGTCGCGGTCAACCGTTTCTTTGTGCTCAAGGCGGTCAATGGAATGAGTACAGAGTTGATTGCTGGCATGGTGCTGGTTTGGCTGGGTGTCGTGTTGTTGATGGCATCGCGTTGGAGGTCTTGGCAATGGCTGTTGGTTTCCGGCGTGGCCTTTGGATTGCTGGCTTTGACGAAAGCGACAGGTGCCTATGTGGCCTTGCTTGTTTTGCCGCTGATCGCCTTTGCCATCGCGGGGTTCAGCAAGCGCTACTGGATTTCGTTTCTGGCAATCTCGTTTGGGTTTTTGATCACTGTGACGCCCTGGTTAGTGCGGAATCAACTTTATTTTTCTAAGCCTGTGATTGCTCAGGGAGGGGGTGATGTGCTGTTGATTCGCTCGACTTTTAATCAGATGAATCGGCAGCAATTTGGTGATGCTTTCTATGCCTATGCGCCCAGAGATTTACGCCGTGACTTCCTGGGTCCATGGATGGGGCTCTCGGAAGACGACTTTTCCTGTGAGGGCAGGTTATCGGTGTATACGCGGAATCTTGAGTGCGACCGACAGGCTCTGGAGGACAAGCGCTACGACGATGTTCAGTCGTTTTATCAGCGTGGTAAGCGCGCCATTCCTCGAGCCTTGGCGCTGAGGGGTGATAAGAAAAAAGATTTCGCGATGCAGGAATTCCGCCGCCACCCCCTGAAAGTACTGGTCACGACTTTTCCAATTGGCTGGCGAGGCTTCTGGGGTTTTCGTGAGAGGGTATGGAACTACATTGTCTTGAATGCTGCAGCGTATTCCGCCTTGTTATTGGCACCTTTGCTGGCATGGATCGAGCGGAAGCCTTCCTGGTTGATGGTTTCGATCGTTCCGGTATCATTCTTTATGTTCTACAGCTTTTTAAGCCATTTTCTTCCGCGTTATTCAACTCCATTTATCCCGGCTTCGCTTGTCTGTCTGTCCATGTTGGTTGTGGACGGTTTTGCAAGGCTTGATGGACGAATTAGGCCAGGGCGATTGGCGTTCATCAGGTTGGTGTGAAGCTAGTTTCGTGCTGAATGATCCTTACCTCGATCGCTTGTCGATCATGTCGGCAAGAAGCGCAAACATAAACACATTTAGGCTTGCAAAGCCAAGCAGGACTGTTTTGTCCGTGAGGTTGTTCAGCACGGTTAAGTCATAAAGTCCACTCGCCGTGAAAAGGGCTGCGAGGCTAACGATCAGCGGAGAAAGAAGCCGTAGTGGGGCGAAATACATCCCCGTGCGTAGAATGAGTTGTGTGAATCGGAGTGTGTCGCGGATTGGCTTAATGTGGCTTTTGCCGATGCGTTTGGCGTAGCTGATCGGCGTGAATTCAACGGCGTAGCGGTTGCGTAGTAAGCAGATGGTGATGGTGGTTGTAAAGCTGAAACCGTCCGGTAGCAGTTTGAGGAAATCGAGTGACCGATCGCGTCTGAAAATTCTTAGGCCTGAGTTCATGTCAGGGACGTCGGTGCCGCAAAGAAAAGACACCCATGGCACCAGAATCATCTTGGGGATGGAGCGGATCTTGGAGTAATCAACGTTGGGGCCGATTCGAGCGCCCACCACCATGTCGAGATCTTTGCTGGTGATCTGTACGATCAGGTCAGGAATCCGCTCGTTGGGGTAGGTGCCATCTGCGTCGGTGATGCAGATGTAATCACTCTGGCTTCTTCGGATGCCTGTTTTAAGGGCGGCTCCGTAGCCCTGATTGCGCTTGTGATGCACTACGAGCAGATTGCCGTTCTCGCTTTCAGAAGCCAGGGCGTTCAGAACATGCTCAGATCCATCGGTGGATCCATCGTTCACGGCAATAATCTCAATGTCGTTGAGCTTCGATTCACGAATCACCGAGTCAATGCATTCGATCGTCTCGCGAATGGCATTTTTTTCGTTGTAGCAAGGAATGATGATTGATGTCTTCATAGCTTGCACATTCTTGGTTTCAGCTTAATTCATGGTCTTGGCATCGTTGGTTGGATTACTTCTGCAGGCTTGCCGCTTGATGCGTGCGGAAGTGTTGGATGCAAGGCGCGAATCGCCCGCCCAAGGGTGGGTATTGCTCGGGCTGTGGTCTGACGGGTTGTTGTCTGCTGTGATGCCGTTGCGTGATCATTCAGTGGTGCATGCCGATGGCGTGGTGCCTGTGTTGCTCTTGCCATGACGGCCGATCTCCCCATCGACACTTCAGGACTTCCCGGGCCGCTTATTGCTGACCTGGTGGAACAGGCCCAGTGTGCGGGTGCCGGTCGCCTTGCTCTGGTGGGTGGTGCTGTTCGGGACCTCATGCTCCATCAGGTGCATGGCGATCCCTGGCGGGACCT
This region of Synechococcus sp. NOUM97013 genomic DNA includes:
- a CDS encoding glycosyltransferase family 2 protein; this encodes MKTSIIIPCYNEKNAIRETIECIDSVIRESKLNDIEIIAVNDGSTDGSEHVLNALASESENGNLLVVHHKRNQGYGAALKTGIRRSQSDYICITDADGTYPNERIPDLIVQITSKDLDMVVGARIGPNVDYSKIRSIPKMILVPWVSFLCGTDVPDMNSGLRIFRRDRSLDFLKLLPDGFSFTTTITICLLRNRYAVEFTPISYAKRIGKSHIKPIRDTLRFTQLILRTGMYFAPLRLLSPLIVSLAALFTASGLYDLTVLNNLTDKTVLLGFASLNVFMFALLADMIDKRSR